One genomic segment of Cellulophaga sp. HaHaR_3_176 includes these proteins:
- a CDS encoding head GIN domain-containing protein → MKQFFTFIFLLTTLVQVQGQDEEVTQKLEKFTTIKVYDGLSVNLIKSDNNKAIITGANTSKVALVTNEGVLKIRMEIGKIFSGYRTFIDLYYTDDLVTIDVNEDAKISNKESIKQDFLELKAQEGGELIINAQVEQLIIKTVTGGIITTTGFSDNQDVLINTGGIYQGKAFKTNFSTVNVNAGSKAEIYAINYVKASVKAGGEVLVYGNPKKMDEKTVFGGTITRM, encoded by the coding sequence ATGAAACAATTTTTCACGTTTATTTTTCTGTTAACTACTCTTGTACAAGTACAAGGGCAAGATGAAGAAGTAACGCAAAAGTTAGAAAAATTTACTACGATAAAAGTATACGACGGATTATCTGTTAATTTAATAAAATCTGATAATAATAAGGCAATAATTACTGGTGCAAACACCAGTAAAGTTGCCCTTGTTACTAATGAAGGAGTTTTAAAAATACGCATGGAGATTGGTAAAATCTTTAGCGGATATAGAACTTTTATCGATTTGTATTATACAGATGATTTGGTAACTATTGATGTTAATGAAGATGCTAAAATCAGTAATAAAGAATCTATAAAACAAGATTTTTTAGAGCTTAAAGCTCAAGAAGGTGGTGAGTTAATAATTAATGCTCAAGTAGAGCAATTGATTATTAAAACAGTTACTGGAGGTATAATTACAACGACAGGTTTTTCAGACAATCAAGATGTTTTGATTAACACAGGTGGTATTTACCAAGGTAAAGCATTTAAAACAAATTTTTCTACAGTTAATGTCAATGCAGGCTCAAAAGCTGAAATTTATGCAATAAATTATGTGAAAGCTAGTGTAAAAGCTGGCGGAGAAGTATTAGTTTACGGAAATCCAAAAAAAATGGATGAGAAAACTGTGTTCGGTGGAACAATTACAAGAATGTAA
- a CDS encoding LysE family translocator, with protein sequence MIEDIQAAIPLGFFLSFMIGPVFFVLLETSATKGFRAALSFDFGVIIADIVFLVIAYFSSFQLLENLSNQPGLYVFGGVILLVYGIVTFKKKQVKMRDENVKVTSGTYVSLFIKGFLLNFINIGVLVFWLGIIIIVGPSLDNDGERIMVFFGTMLASYFVTDLIKILLAKQLRKKLTPRRIFLVKKGLGVVLIICGLVLITKGFLPKDKLNIQEGIEMIREVEEN encoded by the coding sequence ATGATTGAAGATATTCAGGCAGCAATACCATTAGGCTTTTTTTTAAGTTTTATGATTGGCCCTGTGTTCTTTGTTCTTTTAGAAACTAGCGCTACAAAGGGTTTTAGAGCCGCTTTAAGCTTCGATTTTGGTGTAATAATAGCTGATATCGTATTTTTAGTAATCGCATATTTTAGTAGCTTTCAATTATTAGAAAACTTAAGCAATCAACCTGGTTTATATGTTTTTGGAGGTGTAATATTGTTAGTGTACGGTATTGTTACTTTTAAAAAGAAGCAAGTAAAAATGCGCGATGAAAATGTAAAAGTTACTAGCGGTACTTATGTAAGCTTATTTATAAAAGGATTTCTGCTTAACTTTATTAACATCGGAGTTTTAGTTTTTTGGCTTGGTATTATTATAATTGTAGGGCCTAGTTTAGATAATGATGGTGAAAGAATTATGGTATTTTTTGGAACAATGTTAGCCTCTTATTTTGTTACTGATTTAATTAAAATATTATTAGCTAAGCAATTAAGAAAAAAACTTACACCTCGACGTATTTTTTTAGTAAAAAAAGGATTAGGTGTCGTTTTAATAATTTGCGGTTTAGTTTTAATAACTAAAGGTTTTCTTCCTAAAGACAAATTGAATATTCAAGAAGGTATTGAAATGATTAGAGAAGTAGAAGAAAATTAA
- a CDS encoding Crp/Fnr family transcriptional regulator has protein sequence MDKSELKTYFHSLFAISEPVVKEITETFSYFTLDKNTVLLDKDTISTKTYFLEKGYIRSYILNEDNEEVTTNIYTAPCFVNDFLSFFKKQPTKEVYQTLTDCSFWETNFDNVQANFHNITEFREFSRLLFVINYYKLNDRLIEMASQKAETRYLNLLKLQPHIFYHVPLKIIASYLGITDSSLSRIRKEISKM, from the coding sequence ATGGATAAATCCGAACTTAAAACTTATTTTCATTCTTTATTTGCTATTTCAGAGCCAGTTGTAAAAGAAATTACAGAAACATTTAGCTATTTTACTTTAGATAAAAATACTGTTTTACTTGATAAAGATACCATCAGTACAAAGACGTATTTTTTAGAAAAAGGATATATACGGTCGTATATTTTAAATGAAGATAATGAGGAGGTAACTACAAATATTTATACGGCACCTTGTTTTGTGAATGACTTCTTATCTTTTTTCAAAAAGCAACCTACTAAAGAAGTATATCAAACCTTAACAGATTGCTCATTTTGGGAAACTAATTTTGATAATGTTCAGGCTAATTTTCATAACATAACAGAATTTAGAGAGTTTAGCAGGCTGTTGTTTGTTATAAATTACTATAAATTAAATGATAGATTGATTGAAATGGCTAGTCAAAAAGCAGAGACTAGATATTTAAATCTTTTAAAATTACAACCCCATATTTTTTACCATGTACCTCTTAAAATTATAGCTTCTTATTTAGGTATTACAGATAGTAGCTTGAGTAGAATTAGAAAAGAAATTAGTAAAATGTAA
- a CDS encoding ketopantoate reductase family protein, protein MNRKHIVIIGLGGVGGYFGFKINQTNEINKEHEISFIARDKTYNQVKENGLTLLSSEHKNTVTHPDAIYEHISEIENPDLILICVKEYDLERVCKQLFNIITDKTVLLPMMNGADIYDRIRAILPQTVVLPSCVYVASHIEEKGIVNHKGKPGKLIFGKDSEHKSENLDWILKLLETSKIDFEFKENALTAIWSKFIFIASFGLVSANHNSSIGAVCTDVSQKEEATKIMLEIKAIADKKSIFLADDIIQKTFEKAGTFPPKTPTSLQLDVHSGKNKTELELFAAAIINYGIALDISTLFTESIYSRIKANHKNLL, encoded by the coding sequence ATGAATAGAAAACATATTGTTATTATCGGTTTAGGTGGTGTAGGTGGTTATTTTGGATTTAAAATTAATCAGACTAATGAAATAAATAAAGAGCATGAAATATCTTTTATAGCTAGAGATAAAACCTATAATCAGGTAAAAGAAAATGGTTTAACATTACTTTCTTCTGAACATAAAAATACTGTTACGCACCCTGATGCTATTTATGAACACATTTCAGAAATTGAAAATCCTGATTTAATACTAATATGTGTTAAAGAGTATGATTTAGAACGTGTTTGCAAACAACTTTTTAATATTATTACTGATAAGACGGTATTGTTACCAATGATGAATGGTGCTGATATTTACGACCGTATTCGTGCTATTTTACCACAAACAGTTGTTTTACCATCTTGCGTTTATGTTGCTTCACATATAGAAGAAAAAGGAATTGTTAACCATAAAGGAAAACCGGGAAAATTAATTTTTGGTAAAGATTCTGAACACAAATCTGAAAATTTAGATTGGATTTTAAAATTATTAGAAACTAGTAAAATAGATTTTGAATTTAAAGAGAATGCGCTAACCGCTATCTGGTCTAAATTTATTTTTATAGCTAGTTTTGGTTTGGTATCTGCTAATCATAATTCTTCTATTGGCGCTGTATGTACTGATGTTTCTCAGAAAGAAGAAGCCACTAAAATAATGCTTGAAATTAAGGCAATTGCAGATAAAAAAAGTATTTTTTTAGCAGATGATATCATTCAGAAAACTTTTGAAAAGGCTGGTACTTTTCCACCAAAAACACCTACCTCATTACAATTAGATGTACATTCTGGTAAAAATAAAACGGAGTTAGAACTTTTTGCAGCTGCTATTATTAATTATGGGATTGCTCTTGATATTTCTACACTTTTTACAGAGAGTATTTATAGTAGAATAAAGGCTAATCATAAAAATTTATTATAG
- the folB gene encoding dihydroneopterin aldolase, producing MGKIKVSNIRVYAYHGCLREESINGSDYRVDVEVLADLKKASISDDLNDTVDYVLINHIVKQEMAIKSKLLEHVAKRILDRILKECETVSLAEVTVSKINPPINGDVEMVSINLQLTR from the coding sequence GTGGGTAAAATAAAAGTCAGTAACATTAGAGTTTATGCATACCATGGTTGCTTAAGAGAAGAAAGTATAAATGGTAGCGATTATAGAGTAGATGTAGAGGTTTTAGCAGATTTAAAAAAAGCATCTATTTCAGATGATTTGAATGATACGGTAGATTATGTTTTAATCAACCATATTGTAAAGCAAGAAATGGCTATTAAATCTAAATTATTAGAGCATGTTGCTAAACGCATATTAGATCGTATTTTAAAAGAATGTGAGACGGTTTCGTTAGCTGAGGTAACAGTTTCTAAAATAAACCCTCCTATTAACGGCGATGTTGAAATGGTTTCGATAAACCTACAATTAACTCGTTGA
- a CDS encoding type IX secretion system membrane protein PorP/SprF: MKKLVLTSLLLICTLITKGQELNSPQLSQYLADNPFVLSPTYAGIGDHVKIRVNGLTQWVGIEDAPDTQSLAADMRVGNRSGVGVFLYNDKNGYTKQQGARLSFAHHLTLDRYEDEFLTFGISYNFNQFRIDIQEFIDSGGDLGITDDRSTTNHNFDVGFLYRKDKYYLSLNASNLLGKDLSNFNETFEPNTLRNYYLYTGYRYKKSKNSDLEIEPSILYKLFESDGRSETDLNLKFRFYNFEDYYYVGVNYRFLNDQIGKPLYIAPIAGLKKNNLYFGYSYQIIMNEILGFSSGTHVVTLGVDLFQGLSNCRCTY, translated from the coding sequence ATGAAAAAATTAGTATTAACCAGCTTACTGCTCATATGTACTTTAATAACAAAAGGCCAGGAATTAAACTCTCCTCAACTTTCTCAATATTTAGCAGATAACCCTTTCGTGTTATCACCAACTTACGCAGGTATTGGTGATCATGTTAAAATTCGTGTAAACGGATTAACACAATGGGTTGGTATTGAAGATGCTCCTGATACACAATCGTTAGCTGCCGATATGAGGGTTGGTAATAGATCTGGTGTTGGTGTATTTTTATATAACGATAAAAATGGATATACAAAACAACAAGGAGCAAGATTATCTTTTGCACATCACCTTACATTAGATAGGTATGAAGATGAATTTTTAACTTTTGGTATCTCTTATAATTTTAATCAATTTAGAATTGATATTCAAGAATTCATAGATTCAGGTGGTGATTTAGGTATTACTGATGATAGATCTACAACTAACCATAACTTTGATGTCGGGTTTTTATATAGAAAAGATAAGTACTATTTAAGTTTAAATGCTTCGAATTTATTAGGTAAAGATTTATCTAATTTTAATGAAACTTTTGAACCTAATACGTTAAGAAACTACTATTTATATACTGGTTATAGGTATAAAAAAAGTAAAAATAGTGATTTAGAAATTGAGCCATCTATACTATATAAATTATTTGAAAGTGATGGTAGATCTGAAACAGATTTAAACTTAAAATTTAGGTTCTACAATTTTGAAGATTATTACTATGTAGGTGTTAACTACAGATTCTTAAATGATCAAATTGGTAAGCCTTTATATATAGCACCAATTGCAGGTTTAAAAAAGAATAATCTATATTTCGGATATTCATATCAAATAATAATGAACGAAATTTTAGGCTTTAGTTCTGGTACACATGTTGTTACATTGGGCGTTGATTTATTTCAGGGTTTAAGTAATTGTAGATGTACATATTAA